The Scomber scombrus chromosome 5, fScoSco1.1, whole genome shotgun sequence genome window below encodes:
- the dusp14 gene encoding dual specificity protein phosphatase 14, with the protein MGSRSQGFFHHHRSSMVPATVPRLLPENSSLLGGIAQITPNLFLSRGNVASNRSLLLSKGITCVVNATIELPNFNWPHMEYVKVPLADMPHSPISLYFDSVADKIHSVGRKRGAVLVHCAAGVSRSASLCLAYLMKYHRVSLAEAHAWVKARRPVIRPNGGFWRQLIEYERKLFGRNSVKLVQTPYGVIPDVYERDRRSLAPYWGL; encoded by the coding sequence ATGGGTTCCCGCAGCCAAGGCTTCTTCCACCACCATCGTAGCTCCATGGTGCCAGCTACGGTGCCGAGGCTGCTGCCAGAAAACAGCAGCCTGCTAGGGGGTATCGCACAGATCACCCCAAACCTTTTCCTCAGCAGAGGGAACGTGGCGTCCAACCGCAGCCTGCTTCTGTCTAAAGGCATCACCTGTGTGGTCAACGCCACCATCGAGCTCCCCAACTTCAACTGGCCGCACATGGAGTATGTAAAGGTCCCTCTGGCAGACATGCCGCACTCCCCCATCTCCTTGTACTTCGACAGTGTGGCCGATAAGATCCACAGCGTGGGACGAAAACGAGGGGCAGTGCTGGTGCACTGTGCAGCTGGGGTGAGCCGCTCAGCCTCTCTCTGCCTGGCGTACCTCATGAAGTACCATCGGGTGTCTCTGGCAGAAGCCCATGCCTGGGTTAAAGCTCGTCGCCCCGTCATCAGGCCCAACGGTGGCTTCTGGCGTCAGCTCATTGAATATGAGAGGAAGCTGTTCGGCAGAAACTCTGTTAAGTTGGTGCAGACACCCTATGGGGTCATACCTGATGTTTACGAGAGAGACCGCAGGAGCCTGGCTCCATACTGGGGCCTGTGA
- the tada2a gene encoding transcriptional adapter 2-alpha, producing the protein MDRLASFGNDPFDKPPCRGCSSYLTEPYIKCAECGPSPFLLCLQCFTKGFEYKKHESDHKYEIMTSDFPVLEPGWTAQEEMALLEAVMDCGFGNWQDVAYQMRTKTKEECESHYMKNFINNPLFSSTLLSLRKTKDSRFAEGAIPFKPTDDPPRPTFDSVLSRDMAGYMPARADFMEEFDNYAEWDLKDIDFVDDDSDILRALKLSVVDIYHSRLKERQRRKKIIRDHGLINLRKFQMLERCYPKEVQELYDVMRRFARVVGPIEHDKFIESHALEFELRREIRRLQEYRKAGIKSFCSAKVYERAKRMRDEERRKRTMLCDVLQYIQDGRACQQWLSKQAAIDAGITPAVTTITVSATGRRSAPPLNLTGLPGTEKLNEREKELCQVVRLVPGAYLEYKQALLNECKRQGGLRLAQARALIKIDVNKTRKIYDFLIKEGYITKA; encoded by the exons ATGGACCGTCTGGCATCTTTTGGAA ATGATCCTTTTGATAAACCACCATGCAGAGGCTGCTCATCTTATCTGACAGAGCCCTACATCAAGTGTGCTGAATGTGGACCTTCACCGTTTTTACTCTGCCTCCAG tgtttcacCAAAGGATTTGAATACAAGAAGCATGAGAGTGATCACAAGTATGAAATCATG ACATCAGACTTCCCTGTACTGGAGCCTGGATGGACGGCACAGGAAGAGATGGCCTTGTTGGAAGCAGTAATGGACTGTGGATTTGGAAACTG GCAGGATGTGGCGTATCAGATGCGCACTAAAACCAAAGAGGAATGTGAGAGCCATTACATGAAGAATTTCATCAATAACCCGctcttctcctccaccttgCTCAGCTTGCGAAAAACAAAAGACTCTCGCTTTGCAGAGGGCGCGATTCCTTTTAAAC CCACCGATGATCCCCCTCGGCCCACATTTGACTCTGTGCTCTCTCGAGACATGGCTGGATACATGCCTGCCAGAGCAGATTTCATGGAG GAGTTCGATAACTATGCAGAATGGGATTTGAAAGACATCGACTTTGTGGATGATGACTCAGACATTCTACGTG CACTCAAGCTTTCAGTTGTTGACATATATCATTCAAGATTAAAGGAGAGACAGCGAAGGAAAAA GATTATCCGAGACCACGGACTGATCAACTTGCGGAAATTCCAGA TGCTGGAGCGATGCTACCCAAAGGAGGTGCAGGAGCTGTACGACGTCATGAGACGGTTTGCCAGAGTGGTTGGACCAATTGAACATGACAAATTCATCGAAAGTCACGCGT TGGAGTTTGAGCTGAGGAGAGAGATCCGCAGGCTGCAGGAGTATAGGAAAGCAGGGATCAAGTCTTTCTGCA GTGCCAAGGTCTACGAGCGGGCGAAGCGAATGAGGGATGAAGAGCGGAGGAAGAGGACGATGTTGTGCGACGTGCTGCAGTACATCCAGGATGGCAGAGCCTGCCAGCAGTGGCTCAGCAAACAGGCTGCAAT AGATGCTGGCATCACTCCAGCTGTCACAACGATCACAGTTTCAG CAACAGGTAGGCGGAGCGCCCCTCCCCTAAACCTGACTGGACTCCCGGGAACAGAGAAGCTTAACGAGCGGGAAAAAGAG CTATGCCAGGTGGTGCGGTTGGTGCCGGGGGCCTACCTGGAATATAAGCAAGCCTTGCTGAATGAGTGCAAACGGCAGGGTGGGCTGCGGCTGGCACAGGCCCGAGCACTGATCAAGATTGATGTCAACAAGACACGCAAAATCTATGATTTCCTAATCAAGGAGGGCTACATCACGAAGGCCTAA